A portion of the Nitrospira defluvii genome contains these proteins:
- a CDS encoding bactofilin family protein: MWGETKKQSVAEDDKFTFLGKGTSFKGIVTFDGTVRIDGRVEGEVHTGGAVIVGESAVIKGVIAAGSVEISGRVKGSITAVQKVEIQKPGILIGDIQSPVVVIEEGAHFHGMSNMGAEKWVEDEASEFATPQDPGVRDLVAHRGKVKTQEP; this comes from the coding sequence ATGTGGGGTGAGACCAAAAAGCAGTCCGTCGCGGAAGACGACAAGTTCACCTTTCTCGGGAAGGGCACGAGTTTTAAAGGCATCGTCACGTTTGATGGGACGGTTCGCATCGATGGGCGTGTCGAGGGAGAGGTTCATACCGGCGGAGCCGTGATCGTCGGGGAGAGTGCGGTGATCAAGGGCGTGATTGCCGCCGGTTCAGTTGAAATCAGTGGGCGAGTGAAGGGGTCCATCACGGCCGTTCAGAAAGTTGAGATCCAAAAGCCGGGAATCCTGATCGGTGACATCCAGAGTCCAGTGGTAGTGATCGAAGAAGGAGCTCATTTCCACGGAATGAGCAATATGGGAGCGGAGAAGTGGGTAGAGGACGAGGCGTCGGAGTTCGCCACGCCGCAAGATCCTGGAGTCCGTGACCTGGTCGCCCACCGCGGCAAGGTTAAGACGCAAGAGCCGTAA
- the mnmA gene encoding tRNA 2-thiouridine(34) synthase MnmA, whose protein sequence is MMKRQTVLLGMSGGVDSSVAAALLVRQGYDVHGVTLQVWEHEDEQVAVSKRWEERGCCKIGIAKFVAQRLRIPYEVVDRRAVFQQGVIDDFVTGYASGTTPNPCVRCNERVKLHSLYALAQERGMDYVATGHYARVERGEEGWSLHRALDARKDQSYFLYRMNAAWLPKMLFPVGRMHKQEVWQEAEVLGLPVEELKESQEICFVSHGDYRTFLEKERPELRQPGTFVGVDGEVLGRHEGIAFYTPGQRRGLGVAVGQRLYVQKVVPESGQVVLCAGEQLAQSHCLVGELRLFAEGIGTHPVEAEVKIRYATPPIAATLLPSGDGTLLVRFHQPQGALSPGQSAVFYRGDQVLGGGIIQRS, encoded by the coding sequence ATGATGAAACGCCAAACCGTGCTGCTAGGTATGAGCGGCGGAGTGGATAGCTCCGTCGCTGCGGCGTTGCTCGTGCGACAAGGTTACGATGTCCACGGTGTCACGCTGCAGGTGTGGGAGCACGAAGACGAGCAGGTTGCCGTATCGAAACGCTGGGAAGAGCGTGGATGCTGCAAGATCGGCATCGCGAAGTTCGTCGCGCAGCGTCTACGTATTCCTTATGAGGTGGTCGATCGCCGAGCAGTCTTTCAGCAGGGCGTCATCGACGACTTCGTGACGGGGTATGCGTCTGGCACGACCCCGAATCCGTGCGTCCGGTGCAATGAACGTGTGAAGCTACATTCGCTCTATGCGCTGGCTCAGGAGCGTGGGATGGACTATGTCGCGACCGGGCATTATGCGCGTGTCGAGCGGGGCGAGGAAGGCTGGTCGCTGCATCGGGCGTTAGACGCGCGGAAGGACCAGAGCTATTTTCTCTATCGCATGAATGCCGCCTGGCTGCCCAAGATGCTCTTTCCGGTTGGGCGCATGCACAAGCAGGAAGTGTGGCAGGAGGCGGAAGTCCTGGGATTGCCGGTCGAAGAGCTGAAGGAGAGCCAGGAAATTTGTTTTGTGAGTCATGGTGACTATCGCACGTTCCTGGAGAAGGAACGGCCGGAACTGAGGCAGCCAGGGACCTTCGTGGGCGTCGATGGAGAAGTGTTGGGACGGCATGAGGGCATCGCCTTTTATACCCCTGGCCAGCGCCGTGGACTCGGTGTGGCGGTGGGACAGCGGTTGTACGTGCAAAAGGTGGTGCCGGAGTCAGGCCAGGTCGTGTTGTGTGCGGGCGAGCAGCTGGCGCAGTCGCATTGTCTGGTCGGCGAGCTTAGGCTTTTCGCCGAGGGGATTGGCACGCACCCGGTGGAAGCCGAGGTGAAGATTCGTTATGCGACGCCGCCGATCGCTGCGACCCTCCTTCCCTCAGGTGACGGGACTCTGTTGGTTCGATTTCACCAGCCGCAGGGGGCTCTGAGCCCTGGACAGTCCGCGGTCTTTTATCGCGGCGACCAGGTTCTTGGGGGCGGGATTATTCAACGTTCCTAG
- a CDS encoding bactofilin family protein: MAWISKDKPEGKRQAGQSEGAEMDNLEAAVPREGSEEINAFVGKGVSFKGVISYNGTVRIDGNLDGEIHTEGVLLVGEDAVLTAKITAGTVVCKGKITGDISAREKVKLRAPAVVNAGVKAPLLAMEEGVVFNGTLEMSQTGTREPQGTTRGQGVKLVNG, translated from the coding sequence ATGGCGTGGATTAGTAAGGACAAGCCGGAAGGGAAGCGTCAAGCGGGACAAAGTGAGGGAGCTGAAATGGATAATTTGGAAGCTGCGGTACCACGTGAGGGGAGCGAAGAAATCAATGCGTTTGTCGGGAAGGGCGTGAGCTTTAAGGGAGTGATTTCCTATAACGGCACGGTCCGCATTGATGGCAATCTGGACGGGGAGATTCATACCGAAGGGGTGTTGCTGGTCGGAGAGGATGCGGTCCTGACGGCGAAGATCACGGCCGGGACGGTTGTGTGTAAGGGGAAAATCACCGGCGATATCAGCGCGCGTGAGAAGGTGAAATTGCGGGCTCCTGCCGTGGTGAATGCCGGGGTGAAGGCACCATTGCTGGCTATGGAAGAGGGTGTGGTCTTCAATGGCACGTTGGAGATGAGCCAGACGGGTACGCGCGAGCCTCAGGGTACCACGCGGGGACAGGGCGTGAAGCTGGTGAACGGATAG